In one Lolium rigidum isolate FL_2022 chromosome 3, APGP_CSIRO_Lrig_0.1, whole genome shotgun sequence genomic region, the following are encoded:
- the LOC124697880 gene encoding 17.9 kDa class I heat shock protein-like — protein MSLIRRSNVFDPFSLDLFDPFDGFPFGSGSSSGGGGSLFPSFPRTSSETAAFAGARIDWKETPEAHVFKADVPGLKKEEVKVEVEDGNVLQISGERNKEQEEKSDTWHRVERSSGKFLRRFRLPENAKAEQIKASMENGMLTVTVPKEEAKKPEVKSIQISG, from the coding sequence ATGTCGCTGATCCGCCGCAGCAACGTATTCGACCCCTTCTCCCTCGACCTCTTCGACCCCTTCGACGGTTTCCCCTTCGGCtccggcagcagcagcggcggcgggggcaGCCTCTTCCCTTCATTCCCGCGCACCTCCTCCGAGACCGCGGCCTTCGCCGGCGCGCGCATCGACTGGAAGGAGACGCCCGAGGCGCACGTGTTCAAGGCGGACGTGCCCGGGCTgaagaaggaggaggtgaaggtggaggtggaggacggcaACGTGCTGCAGATCAGCGGCGAGCGGAACAAGGAGCAGGAGGAGAAGTCCGACACCTGGCACCGCGTCGAGCGCAGCAGCGGCAAGTTCCTGCGCCGGTTCAGGCTGCCCGAGAACGCCAAGGCGGAGCAGATCAAGGCGTCCATGGAGAACGGCATGCTCACCGTCACTGTGCCCAAGGAGGAGGCTAAGAAGCCCGAGGTGAAGTCCATCCAGATCTCCGGCTAG